GGTGCTCATCCAGCATCTATATTACCATTTTGATTGTTCTAAACCCACTGTTGGTCACAAAAAACATTTGAAATAATTCTACAAATGGTTACATGCTGATAGAAAGTGCTCTGCCCTCATacttaaccctctcgtgcaccgtaagtttccaataagtttttgttccactcaccatgcatttctcaggcccgactggCCCTTTTTATGCCGCCGctatactctacattcccggacgtatttaaccctcacagatatatcgtaccccaataaatttggtatcaatggcttcataaagacttgtactagaacatgcacaaataaaaataaaagaaaatatatatataaacaatacaaactcgtttcaagtctccgtatagagtattgtagacaatgaATCTTGAGTACCAATTCTTCCCCACTcactagctcgaaattttgtgggccaacttttttagccgaatatatgtttcaaagcagaatttagtgaggattcttatggtatcctcaaaatcctaatacacctattagttcctgagttacaccaagaaaactgtatttttttctctcctgtcagagtaggctaacaactaaaaattgcTCCatgctcctcatctacgctccttagaaaggttgccatatgttaccattaagaaacttatcccaacaaatgacgttCCAAATCTGACGCACTTCCACtgaaaaccgaggtttgactatGTCACATTTCCTCCTGACATAAAACATTATCATATTGGTACAGCATTATCATATGCATGCAATAACTTATGCACATGTGAACtgaagtgaaaaaagaagaaaactcacCAAAAGTGGGAGTGGAAGGCAGTAGGGAGGGAAAAGTGGGCAGTACTATGGTTTGAAATATTGGATAGGCATGCTGCGGAGAGCAACATCCATCTGATTGGCAGTGGAAGTACATTAAGTTTGTGTCTTTTATTCAGCATGATAATGATTTCTGCTACTCTTTCACtgatgctaaaaaaaataatttatgtTCCTGCTAGATTCTTGTTAATTAAAAATCCAACTCCATGCTCCTTCCTATCTATATGACCTTCGTAGCAAATGTCTGCCAATACTATGAACGCCTCAAACATCCTCCTAACCTCACTTAGACCTATGACGTCCCACTAATATCTTTCAATTCTTCTAGCAATACAACCAAGTTGCTCTCACTAAAATTTTAACACTGAATGTTGTCAGGGTTTAATTTCAAAGACTGTACCCATGGTCAGTTGCTCCATACAATGAATATTGTCagaaaaaaactgaaagaaaTAAGAGTACCCATGAACAGACAAAGGTGCTAAGAGAGAATTCTTAGATGCAACATAGCACCACAAATACTGATAGGAATAGAACTTTCTTAAAGCTATTATGTACCTTGACTCTGCCATCATAGCAGCTGCTTGAATCAATAGCGTTGACTGGTGGTCGGAGTTGTATGCTCGGGCATAAGCTACATTGTCAAGAACATCTGCTTCCTGTAGCTGGTACCTTTGAGCTGTTGCGACCAGTCGTTCAGGTCTGAATGTTCCTTCAGTGTCTATGTAAAGACactttccttctccaccacccATTTCAAGTGGAAGCTGAAAGAAACATTGCTAAAGACTTTCTGTTCATGCTAAATGGAAATTGGGGTTTGTGTACATCTACAAATTCTAAGTGATCCAATAggtaataaagagaaagaaaaaaagaaaaaaatccatcATTAATTCCCCTAGCCTTCACCTATTCTAGTAGCTTTTTGCCACATGCACAGAACTTACGGGCAATAAAACTAAAGAATTTAGAGCTTGTAAAGCCCATTCCAAGAAAAAATATTTCTGAATTTTACATTCTAATATGTCTGACAGTTGCCATATATTTGAGTGGACAACTCAACCAATACTATTTTTGTGAGGCAAAATGATTAGATTAAATAATAAATCTATGATGCATGTGACCCTAAAGAAAGTGGCAGAAATAGAGGTGAAAAAAATTATACATCCAAAGTGCAGCAAGAAAATGAACAGAAATAAGATAAGATAATTTTAAGCTTAGCATATTTTAACATTCTTACATAACCAAACCAAAATATAGAATAACAGTGCATTAAACTATCGCCACTATAACCAGTGTCACATAACCTGGCACAGAATATCTTTTAGGGAGGGACTGCTGGACTTTGCTTCATTGCTTAGGTGATTGTCTCTGTGCTGCTCATCGGCCTATTGTTAACCTGTTCTAGCATACAGTGAATTAAATAATTGACATCTTTATTCTTTAATGCATCAAACTATTAAAGATTAATCAatattcataacaaaactaattCAGAACTGTAATGTAAACACTGGCCTAAGCCAagtaccttctcttctctttcatcctgcTATTATTAATACTGAGATGAATTTCTATTATTTGTAGGTAATAAATGGCCTTAAGGAGGAGCAATAgtaagaataactacatttacaTAACATCAGTGCTGACTTAGAGCAGTAGAAGAGTGAAACACAGCAGGCTCTGTTAACCCGTAAGGCATGGCTGGCGGGAATTCGCGCTCGGGTGGAGAGAAGCAGAGTGAGGGAGCTCCCATCATCCGCTGTCCCGCCAACATATGTACGTATTTCGCGGCATATAACGTGCACTGGGGTATAACACgtaccccaaactttaagacaacaatttggaaaaaaataaataaataaataaaaaataaataaataaatcttaaaatgctcagaaatatgtacggttaaagaacattgacgatgtacagtttcccgaaatctatatatttttggtgtaacctgtactgcttgaattgacaagtgtccttgggtaaagcaatgaaaatggcggccgggctggtgttgtgagaaatacatacctgtacatactgatgatgcacagcttctgatatcataattagcatattattctcaccaccactcgtaggttatgacagacaactacaTCTACGTTATTCACTTTCAGTCCTCCTCAGAGCTGGGTGTTTTAGTCGGGGGAACACATGCCTTACGCGTAGCCTTCTTACCCTGCAATGTTGTCATGGAAGCACTTGCTGGGCTAGAGTGCAGTACAGATAGTGAAATAACATCATCACTCTCTAAGTTACTCTCACTACTGCCGTCACAGCTCACAATGTTTTCATCACTGTTATCCTTGTACTCAGAATAATCTTCACTCTctgtcctgtcctttcctcttcatGCATCACTGTGTTTCCCAGTGTTTTCTTATCTTGGGGTTCCAGGGCTGCTAGTGAGGACTAATGATCTTATTTCAAATCCATGAGGGTCAGATATGCTGGCAGACAACTTGGCAAGTCACAGAACCCACCAAATTTGTACTAAACATTCAAATTAGTGGTGCAAAAGACTctgattaaataaacgatggctgTCTGTGTGAACCAAAATGTGtttgattaaataaacgatggccattgtttaaggagaaaaaaaagtaacagcaTAAATTTCTAGTAACTCACCTGACAGGTGACTGCTAATGTGTGGCAAAGTTGTGTTTTGCCAGTGCGGAATTCACCAAATATTTCTGTGATGGAGCCAGTCTCTATTCCACCCCCAAGTAGCTTATCAAGTTCTTTGGAGCCAGTTGTTAGCTGCAGGTAATGTATAATAAATATGAAATTATCATCTAATCAGTGAGCAATATTTAGTAAAAATCTCAAAATTTTAAAACTTTAAATTTCAAAATATTCAAGATACTTTCACTGAAACAATGAGATAATGAAAGACTCACTTGTACCAGATCTGCACGCTTTTGATGAAACTCTGTTGCAGTCGTGAAACCCATTGGAACTAATTTTGTGGCTTCATTGAGAATTTTGTCAGCTTTTGCTTCACTAATGCCTTTGATACTAAGGAGGGCTTTCTTTGGAGCAAATGCTACAGCCTCTACAGTATAAAATCCAGCTTCTTCCAGTTTTTTTACATCAGCAGCCAAGATTCCATTTTGCTGTGTGAAATATTTATCTGTAAATGACTGCACaccaggtaaaaagaaaaaaatagagacaaCAGAGCAATTAAATTTATTTAACAACTTGTCTACTCAAGGAAGGCAGAATGAATAAGACCAATTTGTTTGTAGCTATACGATGTGCGTGTAGGACTGAAAGAATCAATATTCAATGCAATGGTATATAGCTAGAACTATGCAAATTATGTTAGCAACATTTTATTTCCCACTACCTCCAGTGTCTGTATAAGCATTGGTCCACCAGCTCCCATATCAGCCTCCAGCTCCTGCCCTGCTccttgctgctcctccatcattgCCATGGTTGACTGCACCACTTCTTAttgctgaataaaaaaaaataataataataaaataaataaaaaaaattaaaaaatcatgTTTTAGGGGCCAAATGAAAAACATGCCAAAATGTTTAGTTACCATTTTCAAGCAACTATGATTGAAAAGTGTCATATGACAagtcatctacacacacacacacacacacacacacacacacacacaaaaaaaaaaaaaaaaaaaaaaaaagatcttcaGAAAATCATCTTAGAAATTATAGCAGTTTTTCTAAATAATCAAACACTGGTGTAAGTATTTCTAATGAATACAAGAATGATAAGTAACCCAGGAAGTTATCCCTGTGCATTGTAGACCTCATAATTTTGGCTCCGTATTTTGCAGCGTATAATGCGCTCCGGCGTATACCGCACACcctaaactttaagacaacaattttggaaaaaaaatattcagtgtttaaaatgctcagaaatatttATGGTTAACGGCGCTAGGCTTTTCCCTGGTGCTCTCCTacacacttcctttctttcttctccctctccatccctatatttttctcctcatttctcttcttttcctttcccctccctcccagtttttctcttaattcctttccctctcactcactccttttctctctctctttttcctcaccttaacctgactctctctctctctctctctctctctctctctctctctccttttcccgtcccatttcctccacgcATTTTCcgattcctcctttctcacacaccCTTATTAATAggcttatctctcactctatcattctcttcctccctttctccttccccattagattatatgaaaacacacacacacaaagccaacCAAAGCtattttacagatttataaatgggaaacTAAAACAGCGTGAGGAAATAACAAAATTGAAAGTTAATGGCGAGGTGTATGTGGATGAGTTGGAGATGGcggaagaaatgaacaaaagctttcaagaagtattcacaAGAGAAAGCGAGTTTGACGTACCAACTGGACTAGGCCCAAGAGGGCCCTGCCTGTGTGACATAGAAATCACAGAGCAGGAGATAACTAATGAAATGTAGAATCTAGATGTGAGGAAGTCACAGGGTCCTGACAGTGTTTCCAACTGGGTGCTGAAGGAGTGTAGGAATCAATTGGCGGATAAAATACACAAAGTTTTAAAAAGATCATTGGCTGAGGGTGTAGTCCCTCTGGACTGGAAAAAAGCTGACAAAGTCCCCATCTACAAGAGCGGAAGAAGAGACGGCGGTTATGTAGTCCCCGTCTTGGTCCACGATGGTCGTCCTCCCGGCAGAGCGCTTCCCTATGGATGGTGACGCCCCGCTGATGGTTCATCGCACCCCCTTCCACATTGGGCGTGATGTGGTCTTGTCGCTCCTGGCCAGGACTACCCTTGGCCAccacccctccccgccgccgcctggtCGACTGGCCCCCGCTGGCCCTCCCTCCGGCGCTTCATGCGCTCGAGGAATCCGTCGCTCCGGGGCCCACCTTCGCCCCcatcctcccttggtgggggtggctgctcctcgggTTCTCCGCCGCAGGGGTCCTCTTCGTCACCTGTGGGATGGCCTGCTTCTGTCTCTTGGGGCCCCGTCTCTGGCGGGACTCTTCCCCTGCGGTTATGCCGTCCCCGTCTTGGTCCACGATGGTCGTCCGCCCAGCGGAGCGCTTCGTGCCATGAGGATGTGGCGTTATCTTAACAGGGGAGGTGTGTGGTGCCCCGCTGGACGCGACACCACTCACTACGCTAGCTGCAGTATCACCATCATCCACCACAATATCTACCGAGGGCGACAGCGGTATAGAACGCTAAACATCCCCCTTACAAGAACACTGAACACAGTACGGAACCCGGAGGACATAAAGACGAGGCGCCAGGGTGTCCCCAAACTCACCACTTATCTATCAGCAGTTAACACACGATCAACAGGACATACATCGGCGGGTCAAAGGTTCACGTAAACCGAGCTGCTCGGGTGCGTCACCTCCCGCATgacagccaccctcctcattataaGGATTAGAATCCCTTAACCATAAGCTACACACCATAAGGATGTTCCTATGATACTCACCCCTACACTCCTTGTACATAAAATCAATCGGTGCTCCCCCTAGTTCATGATATTGTAAAAGTCAGGCGCGTGACCCAACCTTAAAGACCATGCCGGTTAGGAAGATTGTTATATAAATTTTATGTAAGACTCACATGACTCCCATGTTACActcgtgatgtatgtatgtatgtcatgcccaaACCCCCCTATATAAGGAGCATTTTTGCAGGATAGACCtgagatcagccagcactctgctcgCTTTCTGTACACTTAGTTGTCCTCCCCTAGACAACATGagcagaacattcatctttgttATCGTGAGTACGGAGTGAAGTGGTaccgtagaggaaagcgtatccatTGTGTTAGTAGTTCTGTTTAGGAAAATTTAGGAAATAAGTGATTATAATTCTGTAacagtttattttgttatttttgagAAGAATTTCTCAGTGTTATACCAGTATTGACGTCAGTAACCAGCAGTGAGAGAaagcctgaagactcattgagtctcgttaagccagtcgctggttttaacAATATTTTTGCCTCTTTGTAGTGttaaagtagtattaaggtagataaaattaatataagaaaagcaacaccgtttcatcaccccaacttacaactcctttaaatactcctaaagtaccagaatcttAAGTCAATTGTCGCAAGTGCAAGCAGTGTGTTGTCTCCTTTTAGAGCCCACTAGCGGGTCTCAACATGTTCAAGAGGGCCATATATAGCCAGATGATGCCTTAAGGTTGCAAACTTGCAACCCTTCCTTAACCTGTACAGTACCGGACGATTTAAATATTTTTGGTTTGCCCAGTACCAAccaatttttaactttttttttggggggggggcttaaaaatgttccatgtgatgggaaaagtggaaaaaaaaaaaaaaaaacctggtcATAGACCTACTTTTTGCAGAACTCCATGAAGTATTACCACGGTATGGCTGACGTACAGGGGCCCTGTACGTGATCGATGGtttatggaggatttgacaagtgatagAGGCCAGGTAGCCTTTTTTTGTTGCACACAGGTGTAGAATACTCCAGAGAGCACCATTTCAAGAGGGCGCTCCTCTCACTGGGTTGACAAGGAATGCCTATttctctcaggtgtgtgtgtgtgtgtgtgtgtgtgtgtatgtacataGTGTGTTTGTACAGATATACATATATTGTATGTCATAAAATGGAAAATTTTGactcagtcagagagagagagagagagagagagagaatgggtgcaTCACTaacgtttttgtctttttttgtgctttagcatctttactttttatttatctttattcatctttttttttgtgtgtgtgtgtgggagagtacACTTGAGCGGGGGCATACgggtgtttttcttcatctttgtttttttggCGGGTGGGTACTTCTTCGGAGGCACCCGGTGAGGCGGCATGTCCAATATCAGTTTCAATTTGCCGCCTTTGATTACATAGCGACCAGCAACCCGGTGCCTTCAAACTGTCTCATTAGCTTGCTTGAGTTGCTTGATGAGCTGCCTCAGCTCCTGTACTTCACCCATGgcagagaaacaaataaaaaaaagaaagccaaCTGCAATAAAATTTGTTTAGTATTACATGTTTTTTGGAGCAGGAGAGCCGAGAAACATCTTACCGGCAGGGAAGCAATGCTGGGACTGCCTTGTCAACCTGTCATAACACTGCTATGAGTAACCAACGCATATTCTAGTTGtaacttgtttctctctctctctctctcataataatgcTATACTTGCATTAGGTacaagaaaataacacacacacacaaataaacaaacaattacGTTAGGCATCAGTCCTCATGTCCTGTTGCATATGTCtggtcagcagagagagagagagagagagagagagagaga
The DNA window shown above is from Eriocheir sinensis breed Jianghai 21 chromosome 3, ASM2467909v1, whole genome shotgun sequence and carries:
- the LOC127004334 gene encoding DNA repair protein RAD51 homolog A-like, producing the protein MAMMEEQQGAGQELEADMGAGGPMLIQTLEQNGILAADVKKLEEAGFYTVEAVAFAPKKALLSIKGISEAKADKILNEATKLVPMGFTTATEFHQKRADLVQLTTGSKELDKLLGGGIETGSITEIFGEFRTGKTQLCHTLAVTCQLPLEMGGGEGKCLYIDTEGTFRPERLVATAQRYQLQEADVLDNVAYARAYNSDHQSTLLIQAAAMMAESRYALCIVDSAMALYRTDYAGRGELSARQMHLARFLRMLLRLADEFGVAVVITNQVVAQVDGASMFAADPKKPIGGNIMAHASTTRLYLRKGRGETRICKIYDSPCLPEAEAMFGIFNNGIGDVQD